The DNA segment ATGCCGCCGTGCCGGTAGTACTCTGCCTCGACCGGCGCATCGACCCGAGCAATGGCGCCGAACTCGAACATGCTTCCGTCGGGACGACGCGCTGTAACGGTGAGCCTCTTTTTGGGCGCCAAATCGGCCACACCCTGGATCGAGATCGTCTCTTCGCCCGTCAGCCCCAGGGTTTCTCGGTTCTGACCCGGTTCGTACACCAGCGGCAATACGCCCATGCCCACCAGGTTGCCCCGATGTATGCGCTCAAAACTCTCCGCTATCACTGCCCGCACGCCCATTAGCGCGGTGCCCTTGGCCGCCCAGTCTCGGCTGCTGCCCGTGCCGTACTCTTTTCCGGCCAGTACCACCAGCGGCACATTGCCCGCCCGATAGCGTTCGGCGGCCTGATAGATCGAAATCTGATCGCCCGTCGGCCAGTGGATGGTTACACCGCCCTCGCTGCCTGGAATCAGCAGGTTGCGGATGCGCACGTTAGCAAACGTGCCTCGGATCATCACCTCGTGGTTGCCCCGCCGCGAACCATAAGTGTTAAACTCATGCGGACGGACGCCGCGCTCTTGAAGATATTGCCCCGCCGGACTGTTGGGCGATATCGCTCCTGCGGGCGAGATGTGATCGGTCGTAACCGAATCGCCGAAAGCGGCCAAGATTCGCGCGCCGTCGATATCGGTCATCGGCGGGGGGGCGTCCGGCATTCCGTCAAAGTAGGGAGGCCGCTGAATGTAGGTCGAATCGCCGCTCCAGTCGTAGATCTCGCCGCTGGGCACGGGCAGCGCCTGCCATCGCTCGTCGCCTGCGAACACGGACGCATATCGGCTCTTGTACATCTCTGGCCTTAGCGATCCGCCGATTACTGCGCGCACCTCGTCAAAAGTCGGCCAAATGTCGCGCAGATAAACAGGCTGGCCGTTTCGGTCTGTGCCCAGCGGCTCGGTCTGCAGGTCGAGATCCACCGTGCCGGCCAATGCGTACGCAACCACCAAGGGCGGCGATGCCAGATAGTTCGCCTTGACTTGGGGGTTGATGCGGGCTTCAAAGTTTCGGTTTCCGCTGAGCACGGCGGCGACCACCAGATTGCCTTCGTCCACCGCCTTTCCAATGTGTTCGGGAAGGGGGCCGCTGTTGCCGATGCATGTGGTGCAGCCGTAGCCGACCACGTGAAAGTTGAGCGCCTCTAACGGCTCCATCAGGCCTGCCGCCGTCAGATAGTCCGACACCACGCGCGATCCGGGCGCAAGGCTCGACTTCACCCAAGGTTGGGTTTTGAGGCCGCGCTCCACTGCTTTCTTGGCCAGTAGTCCGGCCGCTACCATTACGCTTGGGTTCGAGGTGTTGGTGCAACTGGTGATGGCCGCTATCACGACGCTTCCGTGGCGAAGCGCGTACTCTTCAGTTTGCACTTCCTTTCTCGCATCTTTTTCGGCTACATCGTATCCGCCGCCGATCATGGGCGCGATCACTCGGGGGCAGGCAGTCTTGATCTCTTCTTCGGTCAGCCCAAAGCCTCTTTCTGTGGGCGGCGTGCGCAGAATCGCTTGGAACTTCGACTGCATCTGACTGAGCGGAACCCTATCTTGCGGACGCTTTGGCCCGGCCAGGCTCGGCTCGACGGTCGAAAGATCAAGCTCTAAGAGGTCGGAATAAATCGGATCGGGCGCGTCGTCCGTTCGGAACAGCCCTTGTTCCTTTGTATAGGCCTCGACCAAGTTGATCAGAGACTCGTGACGACCGGTGAAGCGGAGATAGTCGAGCGTCTTTTGGTCGACAGGGAAGAATCCCATCGTCGCGCCATACTCCGGCGCCATGTTGGCAATGGTCGCGCGGTCCTCTACTGTCAGGTTAGCAAGGCCGGGTCCAAAGAACTCCACGAATTTGTCGACTACGCCGCGGGCTCGCAACATTTCTGTAACGGTCAGCACCATGTCGGTGGCGGTCGTGGTCTTCGGCAATTCGCCAGCCATCTTGAAGCCGACCACTTCGGGCATTACCATATAGTAGGGCTGGCCAAGCATGACCGCCTCGGCCTCGATGCCGCCCACGCCCCAGCCCAATACGCCCAGACCGTTGATCATCGTCGTATGGCTGTCAGTACCGACCAAGGTATCGGGCATCAGCAGAGTCTCGCCGTTCTCTT comes from the Armatimonadota bacterium genome and includes:
- the acnA gene encoding aconitate hydratase AcnA, whose amino-acid sequence is MALADRLGTKSTLNRPEGSFAIYKLSALGANIDRLPYSIRVLLENQLRSPFGSDEVALAVSQWQPKPASVEIPLMPARVVLQDFTGVPVVVDLVAMRNAMRDRGGNATIINPVVQTDLVIDHSVQVDQFGSQFSALFNVEKEFERNHERYALLRWAQQAFENFRVVPPGTGIVHQVNLEYLASVVLSRQENGETLLMPDTLVGTDSHTTMINGLGVLGWGVGGIEAEAVMLGQPYYMVMPEVVGFKMAGELPKTTTATDMVLTVTEMLRARGVVDKFVEFFGPGLANLTVEDRATIANMAPEYGATMGFFPVDQKTLDYLRFTGRHESLINLVEAYTKEQGLFRTDDAPDPIYSDLLELDLSTVEPSLAGPKRPQDRVPLSQMQSKFQAILRTPPTERGFGLTEEEIKTACPRVIAPMIGGGYDVAEKDARKEVQTEEYALRHGSVVIAAITSCTNTSNPSVMVAAGLLAKKAVERGLKTQPWVKSSLAPGSRVVSDYLTAAGLMEPLEALNFHVVGYGCTTCIGNSGPLPEHIGKAVDEGNLVVAAVLSGNRNFEARINPQVKANYLASPPLVVAYALAGTVDLDLQTEPLGTDRNGQPVYLRDIWPTFDEVRAVIGGSLRPEMYKSRYASVFAGDERWQALPVPSGEIYDWSGDSTYIQRPPYFDGMPDAPPPMTDIDGARILAAFGDSVTTDHISPAGAISPNSPAGQYLQERGVRPHEFNTYGSRRGNHEVMIRGTFANVRIRNLLIPGSEGGVTIHWPTGDQISIYQAAERYRAGNVPLVVLAGKEYGTGSSRDWAAKGTALMGVRAVIAESFERIHRGNLVGMGVLPLVYEPGQNRETLGLTGEETISIQGVADLAPKKRLTVTARRPDGSMFEFGAIARVDAPVEAEYYRHGGILPMVLRKMG